The following DNA comes from Malania oleifera isolate guangnan ecotype guangnan chromosome 12, ASM2987363v1, whole genome shotgun sequence.
tgaaaaccaaaaatttggcggttcggttgcggttttttggttttaaacagatttttttttacaaaaaaaaaaaaaaacctttattttttataaagttgttaaaaatttattgagcattttaattttttatagggactcataattttaacaaaataaaatatgtgggacacttttaacaaaaataacctttatttttcataaaattcttaaaaatttattgaggattttttttttttctatcgtggctatatggctatattgcatgctatatttttactagccatATTATATATATCGTATATAAATCAGTTTTTCGgtttttttcggttcggtttcaacataaaaccaaaaccgaaaccaaacctttttatttttgaaaaccgaaaccaaaatcgaaaaccgaaaaaccgaaccgtttatggtttcggttcggtttcggtccggttttcggtaatttttgtacacccctaggcGCTTGTGTGCGCGTGCAGCGTCGTGGGACCTCCGTTCGAGCTCTGATTTGCACCATTGGTTTCGTCTCGTTGAGAGGAACACGTTGATGGGCTCAAAACTCAGTTTTGAGTTACTGAGTAGAGGCTCCGATCTAGCCATTTTGCTCTAACCTAACTCTAATACAAATTATTGGGGATCTAGGAACAACAATCCCACACAAGCAAAAtataaacaagcaaaaaatggagcaccagatttaacatggttcggtccaatttgacctacgtccacagagcacaccaATCCCAAAAAAAATTGGAAGAAAAAATTACGAGGAGGCGGCATTGCTCAACTCGTGGTGGAGGACTTCATGTCCTCGTCAATCTATTCTTAAATTGTCATAAACCATCTTACCACTTATATATAGAGGTTAAACAAATTTGGCGTCACAAAGCTAGCTTGAACTCAAAAGAACAATCCAAGCCTCTAGTATTGTAAAGGACTTCAGTATCCAGGCAAGACTACTGCCAATATATTTGCTTTCAAACAGGAATAAAATGATAAGGAAACAGTTGCCATAACCCATAAATAGTATTTTAGGTATTATGAATTGTGAGCCTCTGAATTATACGTAATGTCAAAATCAATAATAAATGAATCAAGATTTCTCTATAAATATTTACAGAAACAAAGCATCAATCTTCATCGGCTCATGgaagaaaattaaaaacaaaagaaataataaacCAAGCATTGGTGTTTAATATTTAGTACCTCACAGTTGTGACTCCGGAATTACCACAGTACAAACAATTAAAAGGAGCGGGGGTATCTCTGTAGATCGTCTGCTGTAGGGGAATCCCCTTTGGATCGCCGACGACGGCATTTGGGGGTACGGCTCCGACTTGGTAGGGGTTCTCTCCGACGTAGTACTGAGCGGGCGGCGGAGGAACCTGGTAGGCCGCGGCGTAGGGAATCCCCACCGCTGGTTCCTGATCAGTCTTCGACATCTCACGGGCGCTAAAAACGATCGGCTATTGAccggcacaaaaaaaaaaaaaagggtctcCTGCAATTTCAATGGCCGATTATCGGAAACGATCACGAGCAGATTGAGAAGGGCAGGGGATCAAGAAGAATTATTGATGAAAAAATATAAAGACCTGGAAGCCGGCAGGAAGTAGGAACACGATCTGACCAAGACGCAGCGGTCGCCTATGGTAATGCTGGCATTGGTAGGTACGGTCCATGATGTACAAATAGTAaaactcttttcttttctttttttaaattagtaaattaaatttttttcccaaacgACTTCTatcataattatcctaaaaatttatccaaattttaatataattttatgctatatttttttttctaaacttaATACAAGTTTAAGAAGGTAATTTGGTTAATTACAACTACTAAACCTTCCTTATTTTCAAAAGtgaattaaatcataattttattaattttattattgatAAAACACCCGTGCAAAAATTAATCAAATTAGgctaataattaatttaattaatattcataaaaagtgaaagatttaattcttttttacCAACAATCGTATCAATGTTCATATCCAACCTACaagctctctctcttttttttaatGACCCGACAACTCTAGCTGTTATTGTGACACATTGGACACCTTGGTACGGCACCAAATCCGAAGATATTTAGCAAACCCCACCACACCAACATCCTGTTAATATCTTAAGTATGATCTCAGGGGCAGTGGGCTCGAACCCTCGACCATGTGGTAGATAAGACCCTCAAATCCTACGCACTCATGTTATGATTAAATAAAAATGCATATGATAAAGAAGGTTGAGTAGAGATAAGGgaaattaatttataaaaaatagtAATCCTTGCCCTCATTCCATCTCAAAATTTCTCTAAGTTTTACTTTTGGGTGGAATTTAGGATGCATTTgctattatttgtgaaaattatttatgaaaattatatgcaaactaaaaaaaataaaattaacaaacCATTTTGTTACTCAAAATTAACCTATTTtactaaattattatattttaaagatCATGTGATAATTTTGTGTAGGTTGAAATATAGtgaaagttatttttaaaaaaaattaaaataaaatttatcaatattttatttacatttttaGTTTACAAAAATAATATCCACAATGATTGTCttccccaaaaaaaataaaataaaatattgtggCTTGCTTGCTAGCatgaaaagtaaaattgaaataatatttCAGAAACTAAAAATCAATAATGTTGACAAATATGttgtttcaacttctttatcATGATGAATATGACCTCCAACAATTAtcttttttaaaagtaaaatttgaatataacatatttaaaaaaacaaattttttaactaaaaaaaaaggttaatttttaacttttttttttttaagttaataAATTATGActttgaaacttttaaaaactaaaaagctcaattttttattctttcaaTCTAATTTATTCATGGTGGTCAACATACTCCACCATCTAGAAGATGACTATTCTAGGCTTGTATTTCAAGCCCACTTTTTCATGTTtttgacctctctctctctctcacacacacacacacacacacacacacacattttaaaaaatatatcttttaaagtcaaaaaataatttatagtACATATACAAACGCCTCATTTGAAAGCAAAattttgagccttaaattaaaatttaaataaattttaatatgacttttgttaaaatttattaactaacACATACCTCttctaaacttttttaaaaaactatataaaatttCCTCcaatatttatcttttgaaacaCTTTTAACTCTTAACCAAATATGAAGGGAGTTTTACGTCTtcctaaaaaatttcaaaggaagtaTATATAACTTCTTAAACTTCATGGcagggttttaaaatttttaaaattttagaagaaATGCTTATCTTTAATTTTTACCATAACAAAAGAAAGACCAATATCTTCTattctaaaattaaatttttattaatgtaaaataattaaattaggAAGTGGCAATATTATAAATTTTGAGAAAGCttctatcaaaaataaaaacaccaataaaaataaactcgtatatatatacaaacacacACATTGTAGTGATTCgaaaattataataatgaaagaaattaaaaaagagATTTTTGGCTAAGGCATCAGAAAATCGACGACAGTTTTATGAAGGAATCAAAAAA
Coding sequences within:
- the LOC131144826 gene encoding GSH-induced LITAF domain protein, with the protein product MSKTDQEPAVGIPYAAAYQVPPPPAQYYVGENPYQVGAVPPNAVVGDPKGIPLQQTIYRDTPAPFNCLYCGNSGVTTVRSKPSLAAVVGCMMPFMLGVCFLCPSMDCLWHKYHYCPSCSQKVADFEKSDACAVMDPPHWTQESFALPA